The Medicago truncatula cultivar Jemalong A17 chromosome 4, MtrunA17r5.0-ANR, whole genome shotgun sequence genome includes a region encoding these proteins:
- the LOC25493849 gene encoding protein IMPAIRED IN BABA-INDUCED STERILITY 1 has protein sequence MGCVFVKQGVSVTPAVDHSVDLQRNNSVKKKNKKKNTESFGVSWSEVGDSGRTSLNGEGGSLSFRLGNLSKYVEGEQAAAGWPVWLSAVASEAIHGWVPLRSDAFEKLDKIGQGTYSSVFRAKEIETGKIVALKKVRFDNFEPESVRFMAREIMILRRLDHPNIIKLEGLITSRLSCSIYLVFEYMEHDVTGLLSKPEISFTESQIKCYMKQLLSGLEHCHSRGVMHRDIKGSNLLVNNEGILKVADFGLANFTNSGKKQPLTSRVVTLWYRPPELLLGSTDYGPSVDLWSVGCVFAELLVGKPILKGRTEVEQLHKIFKLCGSPPDEYWKKTRLPHATLFKPQQPYDSCLRETFKDFSATSVNLLQNLLSIEPNKRGTASSALSLEYFKTKPYACDPSSLPVYPPSKEIDAKHEEETKRKKIAGRVCGPEKRRTSRKPVGLSKLPLAEDLTSRVQTSLNMDDRSVNVLKEENTNIGEMAPKPTAGKPEDASHKKDASQVDIPFHGPLQVSKSSGFAWAKRRKDDAASIRSHTRSISKGHIFSSLETSTLNSNNISDNINNENKEVFGGRNSSRGHDLFEISKLVMQNQWSKFERPDSFDTSEEYHSQELSMMLYHREDSMSKRSNRSYQDQGEKVEFSGPIISQMHTVDELLERHERHIRHTVRRSWFQRGKKHGN, from the exons ATGGGTTGTGTGTTTGTGAAGCAAGGTGTGTCTGTGACACCTGCCGTTGACCATTCAGTTGACTTACAGAGGAATAATAGtgtaaagaagaagaataagaagaagaatacCGAGTCATTTGGAGTGAGTTGGAGCGAGGTAGGTGACTCAGGAAGAACAAGTTTGAATGGTGAAGGTGGGTCATTGAGTTTCAGGTTAGGGAATCTTAGTAAGTATGTGGAGGGAGAACAAGCCGCGGCTGGTTGGCCGGTTTGGCTTAGCGCGGTTGCTTCCGAAGCTATTCATGGTTGGGTTCCTCTCCGTTCTGATGCATTTGAAAAACTTGACAAG ATTGGGCAGGGTACATATAGTAGTGTTTTCCGAGCGAAGGAGATTGAGACAGGGAAGATAGTGGCATTAAAGAAGGTTAGATTTGACAATTTTGAGCCAGAAAGTGTGAGGTTTATGGCAAGGGAAATTATGATTCTTAGAAGGCTTGATCATCCTAATATCATTAAACTAGAAGGATTGATTACTTCAAGATTGTCTTGTAGCATCTACCTTGTATTTGAGTACATGGAGCATGATGTCACAGGGCTCTTGTCTAAACCAGAAATCAGCTTTACTGAATCACAG ATTAAGTGTTACATGAAACAATTGTTATCTGGTCTTGAGCACTGTCATTCAAGGGGTGTAATGCACCGTGACATCAAAGGATCAAATCTTCTGGTGAATAATGAAGGGATATTAAAGGTAGCAGATTTTGGATTGGCAAATTTCACTAATTCTGGGAAGAAGCAGCCTCTCACTAGTCGCGTTGTCACCTTATGGTACCGTCCTCCAGAACTTTTGCTTGGTTCAACAGATTATGGTCCATCTGTGGATCTTTGGAGTGTTGGTTGCGTGTTTGCAGAGCTATTAGTTGGGAAGCCTATACTTAAGGGAAGAACAGAG GTTGAACAATTGCATAAAATTTTCAAGCTTTGCGGCTCTCCACCCGATGAATACTGGAAAAAGACCAGACTGCCTCACGCAACTTTGTTCAAGCCACAGCAACCATATGATAGTTGCCTAAGAGAAACATTTAAAGATTTTTCTGCAACCAGTGTAAACCTGTTACAAAATCTTCTTTCTATTGAACCAAACAAACGTGGAACTGCCTCATCTGCTCTCTCATTGGAG tatttcaaaacaaaaccttATGCATGTGATCCATCAAGCTTACCGGTATACCCACCTAGCAAAGAGATCGATGCAAAACACGAGGAAGAGACAAAAAG GAAAAAGATCGCTGGGCGAGTTTGTGGACCTGAAAAAAGAAGAACATCAAGAAAGCCAGTAGGACTGAGTAAATTACCTCTAGCAGAG GATTTGACAAGTCGAGTTCAAACTTCACTAAACATGGATGATAGATCTGTCAACGTCCTTAAAGAAGAGAACACTAACATAGGTGAAATGGCACCAAAGCCAACCGCTGGTAAACCAGAAGATGCTTCCCATAAAAAGGATGCATCTCAAGTAGATATTCCCTTTCATGGACCGTTACAAGTTTCAAAATCAAGTGGATTTGCATGGGCAAAAAGGCGTAAAGATGACGCTGCTTCAATTAGATCCCACACTCGATCTATTTCTAAAGGACATATATTTAGTTCATTAGAAACTTCTACACTAaattcaaataacatttctGATAATATAAACAACGAAAATAAGGAAGTTTTTGGGGGACGCAACAGCTCCAGAGGTCATGATCTATTTGAAATTTCTAAACTAGTGATGCAAAATCAATGGAGTAAGTTTGAACGTCCAGATTCCTTTGATACTTCTGAAGAGTACCACTCACAAGAACTGTCTATGATGCTTTATCATAGAGAAGATTCAATGTCCAAGAGAAGTAACAGG AGTTATCAGGATCAAGGAGAGAAGGTGGAATTTTCAGGGCCAATAATATCTCAAATGCATACAGTTGACGAGCTCTTAGAAAGACATGAGCGCCACATTCGACATACAGTCCGAAGATCATGGTTTCAGAGAG GTAAGAAGCATGGGAATTAA